The sequence below is a genomic window from Synechococcus sp. PCC 7335.
GCTAATTAAACCTGATGTGGGCTTAATGCCTACTAATCCTGTAAAAGAAGCTGGCCCACGAATTGAGCCAGCAGTATCAGAACCCGTGCTGAAAACAGCAAAGTTAGCGGCGATCGCGGCTGCCGAGCCACTGCTTGAACCAGAAGCATCTCGGTTTAGATCGTACGGATTGAGCGTAAGGCCACCTTGGGAGCTGTAGCCTAATCGGCCCGCCGAGAGTGCAAATTCGCTCATGTTGGCTTTGCCAAGAATAATTGCCCCTGCTTCTTTAAGTCGCTTGACAACGACTGCATCCTCGGGGGGAATTGAGTTTGCTAGAACAGCAGAGCCGCCTGTAGTCGGCAAATCGATGGTGTTGAAGTTGTCTTTAAGAATGATAGGAATGCCGTAGAGCGAACTAAGCTTCTGAGGCATGAACTGATCTAGCAGTCGAGCCGTTGCTAACGCATTAGGATTAATACTGATCAAAGCATTGATCGCGGGTCCCTGTTTGTCGTATGTTTCGATTCGATTCAGATAGAGCTGAACTAGCTGTTCAACGGTGAGCGTTTTGGCCTCGAATGCCAGATGAATATCAGCAATTGTTGCTGTCTCAAGGTTGAGCGTGAATAATTTTGCGGTTGCTGAAGCTAGAGACTTTTGAAGTGTTCTTGTTGTTTGGCGGCTAGATCGCTCATCAATAGATTTCTTAACTTCGGACTGCTTAACATCAGTGCTGCTGTCGATGATGCTTTCAGTTGTCTGCAAGTGCCGCATAAGTGTTGTCAGAGCGTTTTGGGTAGGCAAGATTGATAGAGTCTATATGGACAGACAAAATCAATCGGTAGCAGACGCTTCTGAATAGACAGGTTGTGCAGTTTGCACAGAGATAGGTCTGAAATATTGTGCGCGATCGCTCTTGAATTCTCTCTGGCACCGTCACTACTATTGATGGCTTACCGACTCTCTACTCGGTGCTTTATCGTTCGTTCTGAAAGAGCGAGTTCTGCTTTGAAATCCCATTTTGACTACATTGTTTTGGGCTGTGGTGGTATTGGTAGCGCGGCACTCTATTGGCTCTCTAAAAGAGCGGGCACATCAGTTCTAGGCATTGAGCAGTTTTCTTTGTTTCATCCAAATGGAGGATCTCAGGACTATTCACGGATCATTCGACTGGCCTACCACCAAGAAAAGTATGCCCGGCTAACACCCTATGCGTACAAGGCCTGGGACACGATTGCGAAAGAATCAGGCGTGGCGCCAGTGACTAAGACGGGCGGTGTGCAGATCGCCTACAAAGATCGGCCCTATCGTCAGATTGTCGAAGACTATGCCATTGCGATGGACGCTGCAGGTATTGAATACGAACGGTGGGATAACGTGCAGCTACGCGATCGCTTTCCTCAGTTCCAACCTCAGGGTGAAATCGTAGCCCTTTACCAGTCGCAGACAGGAATTGTCGATCCGGCTCGGGGTAATGCTGTTCATATTTCTCTGGCACGTAGCACCGGCGCAACTGTTTTAGAGAATTGTCCAGTGATTAGCCTTCAGCCTGGGGATTCTGGAGAGGGCGTGCTGGTAAAAACAGAACAAGGGGCTTTTACCTGTGATCGCCTTGTTGTTGCTGCCGGAGCTTGGACGAGTAAACTGTTGGAGTCGGTAGGCATGCAGCTACCGCTAAAAGTGACTCAAGAGCAGGTTAGCTACTATTCCACGCTCAATCTAAAAGCGTTCTCGATAGGAGAGTTTCCGGTTTTTCAATGGAAAGATGACTTTAGCTACTATGGTTTTCCAGTCTACGGCGAGGTGGCTACCAAGGCTGCCATCGATGCTTCCGGGCATACCGTCACGACTAAAACCCGAGACTTTATGCCCAATCCTCAAAGGGAACAGCAGCTCAGAGACTTTCTAACAACTCAAATCCCAGGCTTTACAGGGCCAACCCTCTATAGCAAAACCTGTCTGTATGCCATGCCACCCGATCGAGACTTTATTCTCGACGCGCTGCCTAAGTATCCTCAAATCTTTGCGGCAGTTGGTGCTGGGCATGCCTACAAGTTTGCTAGTCTGCTGGGTAAAATCTTGAGCGAACTAGCGATTGATGGTGTTTCTCAGCACAATATCTCTCCATTTAGCTTCAATCGTCCTGCGCTAGTTGAGCAAGACTTTGTTCCTTCGCTGCGGGTGTAAGTGATGAACAGACTCCCTTCGATACTCAGCAGCTATCAGTCTGGAATGACACTTCCTCAGGTTTTTTATACAGACGAAGAGGTCTTTGCTGCTGAAATGAGGAACATTTTTCAAACGCAGTGGCTGTTTGTAGGGCATAGCTGCGAGGTGCGAGAGCCGGGAGATTATTTCACGGTTTCGATTGGCACTGAGTCCTTAATCATTATCCGCGAGAGCCGAGACACCTTAAAGGCCTACTTTAATCTCTGCCGTCATCGAGGCTCAAGGCTAACGAACGAAACCAAGGGCTGCGCGCGATCGCTAGTCTGTCCTTACCATGGTTGGACTTATGGCTTAGACGGTCATCTTAAGGCGGCTCGGTTTATGGGAGACAACTTTGAGCCAAAAGATTATCCTTTATACTGCGCTCAGCTACGAGAACTCTGCGGCCTTGTGTTTATCTGTTTGTCCTTTAAGCCACCAGATTTTGAGGCTGCGCTCAAGGCGATCGCTCCTCAACTTTCGCCGCATCGACTAGAGAAAGCAAAAGTAGCTGGACGCGATCGCTACGTCGTAAATGCCAACTGGAAAACAATTCTCGAGAACAACCGAGAGTGCTACCACTGCCAAGTCGCACATCCTGAGTTCATCAGCGCGAACTATGATGCCGGGCTGCCGGGTGATAATCGTGGGAGTAACAGCCGCTTCCAACAAGAACTGGCCAAGGCTTATCAATTCTGGAAGTCAATGGGTCTAAACCCTCACGAGGTGAGTTTTCCAAACGGCGCTTGGTTTCGAGTTTCTCGCTTTCCGCTTAAAGATGGGTTTGTGACTGAGAGCCTGGACGGACAGCTTACTGCACCTCTGATGGGTGATTTACCGAGCGAACAGGTTGGTAGTTTGCGACTAATAGGACTACCTAACTTTTGGGCCCATGCGAATGCTGACTACACGATGACCACTCGGGTGATACCTATCAACGCCCATCAAACCCAGATAGAAGTTGCTTTTTTAGTAGACGAAGATGCTATCGAAGGCATCGACTATGAACTTGAAAAGGTTGTGGCTATTTGGCAGGCAACTAGCGAACAAGACTGGATGCTTTGCGAAAATAACTATGCGGGCATCTGTTCTTCTGTCTATCAACCAGGACAGCTCTCCCCGATAATAGAATCTTCTGTTGTCTCTTTTCTTGATTGGTATATTCGCAAGCTTCAGTCAAATCGCGAAGCTTTCGGTCTACCTTTGCAGGAGACTTCCCGTGATATTGACGCCAAAGAATCTCGCTCAGCCATGCAACCGGTAGCTCTTAACAGCAGCGTTCAAATTGAAGCCTTGAACGGCATCTCTTAAGTCGAG
It includes:
- a CDS encoding SRPBCC family protein, coding for MNRLPSILSSYQSGMTLPQVFYTDEEVFAAEMRNIFQTQWLFVGHSCEVREPGDYFTVSIGTESLIIIRESRDTLKAYFNLCRHRGSRLTNETKGCARSLVCPYHGWTYGLDGHLKAARFMGDNFEPKDYPLYCAQLRELCGLVFICLSFKPPDFEAALKAIAPQLSPHRLEKAKVAGRDRYVVNANWKTILENNRECYHCQVAHPEFISANYDAGLPGDNRGSNSRFQQELAKAYQFWKSMGLNPHEVSFPNGAWFRVSRFPLKDGFVTESLDGQLTAPLMGDLPSEQVGSLRLIGLPNFWAHANADYTMTTRVIPINAHQTQIEVAFLVDEDAIEGIDYELEKVVAIWQATSEQDWMLCENNYAGICSSVYQPGQLSPIIESSVVSFLDWYIRKLQSNREAFGLPLQETSRDIDAKESRSAMQPVALNSSVQIEALNGIS
- the solA gene encoding N-methyl-L-tryptophan oxidase, giving the protein MAYRLSTRCFIVRSERASSALKSHFDYIVLGCGGIGSAALYWLSKRAGTSVLGIEQFSLFHPNGGSQDYSRIIRLAYHQEKYARLTPYAYKAWDTIAKESGVAPVTKTGGVQIAYKDRPYRQIVEDYAIAMDAAGIEYERWDNVQLRDRFPQFQPQGEIVALYQSQTGIVDPARGNAVHISLARSTGATVLENCPVISLQPGDSGEGVLVKTEQGAFTCDRLVVAAGAWTSKLLESVGMQLPLKVTQEQVSYYSTLNLKAFSIGEFPVFQWKDDFSYYGFPVYGEVATKAAIDASGHTVTTKTRDFMPNPQREQQLRDFLTTQIPGFTGPTLYSKTCLYAMPPDRDFILDALPKYPQIFAAVGAGHAYKFASLLGKILSELAIDGVSQHNISPFSFNRPALVEQDFVPSLRV